In Solanum pennellii chromosome 3, SPENNV200, a single window of DNA contains:
- the LOC107014018 gene encoding pectinesterase inhibitor-like produces the protein MAHSYNFAIFMILSISFTLTSVKGDLIDEICSKTDVKKVCYYALREDPRSKGAKPEGLMAIVIDLSQKNATFACNLVSTLLKGTTDPKLKSRYTLCLGNYNKASDIVAKMPNLLKSKDYYGLSANASAAIREPSTCDNSFLEPPVEVPKLREASDNLRGLIDVILVLVGFL, from the coding sequence ATGGCACACTCATACAACTTCGCCATATTTATGATACTATCAATCTCCTTCACATTAACAAGTGTGAAAGGTGATTTGATAGATGAGATTTGCTCGAAAACAGATGTGAAGAAGGTTTGTTATTATGCTTTAAGGGAGGATCCTCGATCCAAAGGTGCAAAACCTGAAGGTCTTATGGCAATCGTAATAGATTTATCACAAAAGAATGCAACATTCGCATGTAATCTTGTTAGCACATTGCTTAAAGGGACAACAGATCCAAAATTAAAATCGCGATATACTTTGTGTTTGGGGAATTATAATAAGGCAAGTGATATTGTtgcaaaaatgccaaacttatTGAAGTCTAAAGACTATTACGGTTTGAGTGCTAATGCTTCTGCTGCTATACGTGAACCTTCTACGTGTGATAACAGTTTTTTAGAACCACCAGTTGAAGTGCCAAAACTCAGAGAAGCTAGTGATAATCTTCGAGGACTTATCGATGTTATTTTGGTTCTTGTTGGATTTTTGTAA